In a genomic window of Nomascus leucogenys isolate Asia chromosome 4, Asia_NLE_v1, whole genome shotgun sequence:
- the IGF2 gene encoding insulin-like growth factor II isoform X1: MVSPDPQIIVVVPETELASMQVQRTEDGVTIIQIFWVGPKGELLRRTPVSSAMQIPMGIPMGKSMLVLLTFLAFASCCIAAYRPSETLCGGELVDTLQFVCGDRGFYFSRPASRVSRRSRGIVEECCFRSCDLALLETYCATPAKSERDVSTPPTVLPDNFPRYPVGKFFQYDTWKQSTQRLRRGLPALLRARRGHVLAKELEAFREAKRHRPLIALPTQDPAHGGTPPEMASNRK; the protein is encoded by the exons ATGGTTTCCCCAGACCCCCAAATTATCGTGGTGGTCCCTGAGACTGAACTCGCGTCTATGCAAGTCCAACGCACTGAGGACGGGGTAACCATTATCCAGATATTTTGGGTGGGCCCCAAAGGCGAGCTACTTAGACGCACCCCGGTGAGCTCGGCCATGCAG ATACCAATGGGAATCCCAATGGGGAAGTCGATGCTGGTGCTTCTCACCTTCTTGGCCTTCGCCTCGTGCTGCATTGCTGCTTACCGCCCCAGTGAGACCCTGTGCGGCGGGGAGCTGGTGGACACCCTCCAGTTCGTCTGTGGGGACCGCGGCTTCTACTTCA GCAGGCCCGCAAGCCGTGTGAGCCGTCGCAGCCGTGGCATCGTTGAGGAGTGCTGTTTCCGCAGCTGTGACCTGGCCCTCCTGGAGACGTACTGTGCTACCCCCGCCAAGTCCGAGAGGGACGTGTCGACCCCTCCGACCGTGCTTCCG gaCAACTTCCCCAGATACCCCGTGGGCAAGTTCTTCCAATATGACACCTGGAAGCAGTCCACCCAGCGCCTGCGCAGGGGCCTGCCTGCCCTCCTGCGTGCCCGCCGGGGTCACGTGCTCGCCAAGGAGCTCGAGGCGTTCAGGGAGGCCAAGCGTCACCGTCCCCTGATTGCTCTACCCACCCAAGACCCCGCCCACGGGGGCACCCCCCCAGAGATGGCCAGCAATCGGAAGTGA
- the IGF2 gene encoding insulin-like growth factor II isoform X2 has protein sequence MGIPMGKSMLVLLTFLAFASCCIAAYRPSETLCGGELVDTLQFVCGDRGFYFSRPASRVSRRSRGIVEECCFRSCDLALLETYCATPAKSERDVSTPPTVLPDNFPRYPVGKFFQYDTWKQSTQRLRRGLPALLRARRGHVLAKELEAFREAKRHRPLIALPTQDPAHGGTPPEMASNRK, from the exons ATGGGAATCCCAATGGGGAAGTCGATGCTGGTGCTTCTCACCTTCTTGGCCTTCGCCTCGTGCTGCATTGCTGCTTACCGCCCCAGTGAGACCCTGTGCGGCGGGGAGCTGGTGGACACCCTCCAGTTCGTCTGTGGGGACCGCGGCTTCTACTTCA GCAGGCCCGCAAGCCGTGTGAGCCGTCGCAGCCGTGGCATCGTTGAGGAGTGCTGTTTCCGCAGCTGTGACCTGGCCCTCCTGGAGACGTACTGTGCTACCCCCGCCAAGTCCGAGAGGGACGTGTCGACCCCTCCGACCGTGCTTCCG gaCAACTTCCCCAGATACCCCGTGGGCAAGTTCTTCCAATATGACACCTGGAAGCAGTCCACCCAGCGCCTGCGCAGGGGCCTGCCTGCCCTCCTGCGTGCCCGCCGGGGTCACGTGCTCGCCAAGGAGCTCGAGGCGTTCAGGGAGGCCAAGCGTCACCGTCCCCTGATTGCTCTACCCACCCAAGACCCCGCCCACGGGGGCACCCCCCCAGAGATGGCCAGCAATCGGAAGTGA